One Pyrus communis chromosome 13, drPyrComm1.1, whole genome shotgun sequence genomic window carries:
- the LOC137712386 gene encoding CLAVATA3/ESR (CLE)-related protein 45-like → MGVLAYRRAFLLLVCIGFLALQPEKVSALRSRDLALRWDKGHLPFLKSLHLFKAVAVEDMEAKMSLAPAPAMTFDANQSNKRKVGRGSDPIHNKC, encoded by the coding sequence ATGGGGGTTTTGGCTTACAGAAgggcttttcttcttcttgtttgcaTTGGGTTTCTAGCTCTTCAACCCGAAAAGGTTTCCGCCTTAAGAAGCAGGGACTTGGCTCTCAGATGGGACAAGGGGCACTTGCCGTTTCTTAAAAGCTTGCATCTTTTTAAGGCTGTTGCTGTAGAGGACATGGAAGCTAAGATGAGTTTGGCACCTGCACCCGCGATGACATTCGATGCGAATCAATcgaacaaaagaaaagttggaaGGGGATCTGACCCCATTCACAACAAATGTTGA
- the LOC137713326 gene encoding uncharacterized protein: MGDHLVLCVDRFTKTESLQGSETPGSSVEGSSSQSAELPTCAIDVKGVGEKAIAEEEEPLIQTVECRICQEEDSVKNLEVPCSCSGSLKFAHRKCVQRWCNEKGDIICEICHQSYQPDYTAPPPPPQSEDTTIDISDGWTISGTPLDLRDPRLLAMAAAERHFLEAEYDEYSDTNASGAAFCRSVALILMALLLLRHALTLPNGDGDDDDDASTFFSLFLLRAAGFLLPCYIMAWAISILQRRRQRQEAAALAATEVAFMLQAGQRRGLQFTIAPGPAVTPHQEPIQ, translated from the exons ATGGGTGATCACCTGGTGTTGTGTGTTGACCGCTTCACAAAAACTGAAAGCTTGCAAGGGAGTGAGACCCCGGGATCTTCTGTAGAGGGTTCAAGCTCCCAATCTGCTGAGCTACCCACTTGTGCCATTGATGTTAAGGGGGTCGGGGAGAAGGCTATAGCTGAAGAAGAAGAGCCTCTGATTCAGACGGTTGAATGTCGCATTTGCCAGGAAGAAGATAGCGTTAAGAATTTGGAGGTCCCCTGTTCTTGCAGCGGTAGCTTAAAA TTCGCTCATAGGAAATGTGTCCAGCGATGGTGCAATGAGAAGGGAGATataatttgtgaaatttgtcaTCAG TCATACCAACCTGATTATACTGccccaccacctcctcctcaGTCTGAAGATACCACAATTGACATCAG TGATGGTTGGACAATCTCTGGTACCCCTTTGGATTTGCGTGATCCTCGACTATTAGCAATGGCAGCGGCTGAACGTCACTTTCTAGAGGCCGAATATGATGAGTATTCTGACACAAATGCTAGTGGAGCAGCCTTTTGCCGCTCTGTTGCTCTAATT TTAATGGCTCTTCTTCTCTTGAGGCATGCATTGACCCTCCCCAATGGTGAcggggatgatgatgatgatgcatccACTTTTTTTTCT CTCTTCTTGCTCCGGGCTGCTGGTTTTCTTCTCCCGTGCTACATTATGGCTTGGGCTATCAGCATATTACAACGTCGAAGGCAAAGACAG GAAGCAGCAGCACTTGCGGCAACTGAGGTTGCATTTATGCTGCAGGCAGGGCAACGCAGGGGCTTGCAGTTCACAATAGCTCCGGGACCTGCAGTGACTCCGCATCAGGAGCCAATTCAATGA
- the LOC137713521 gene encoding protein EMBRYO DEFECTIVE 514-like, whose protein sequence is MPEKLAETSEATAAGGAKHMDVETSEPAAAQNCDEADAINGEAEANSKRVRDEEGSEGNDAKKTKVETSPEKERLEEKLGEGEKSGRVSLGPKSFGSSVEMFDYFYKFLHYWSTDLNVNKYEYLVLLDLLKKGHAEPDKKIGGGVKAFQVRTHPLYKSRCFFLIREDEVVDDFSFRKCVDQILPLPENMKANADANKALGGKGGRGGGSGGRGGWRGHGRGKPRN, encoded by the exons ATGCCAGAGAAACTCGCCGAAACCTCGGAAGCCACCGCCGCTGGTGGCGCTAAACATATGGACGTAGAAACTTCAGAGCCTGCTGCGGCTCAAAATTGCGACGAGGCTGACGCCATTAATGGGGAGGCGGAGGCAAACTCGAAGCGGGTCAGGGACGAGGAGGGGAGTGAAGGAAACGATGCTAAGAAGACGAAGGTGGAGACGTCGCCGGAGAAAGAACGGTTGGAGGAGAAGTTAGGGGAAGGGGAGAAGTCAGGTCGGGTCAGCTTGGGTCCGAAGAGTTTTGGGTCGTCGGTGGAGATGTTCGACTACTTCTACAAATTCCTCCATTACTGGTCTACTGATCTCAATGTCAATAAG TATGAGTATCTGGTTTTGCTCGACTTGCTTAAGAAGGGTCATGCCGAACCCGATAAGAAGATTGGTGGAGGGGTCAAGGCATTCCAAGTTCGGACCCATCCGTTGTATAAAAGCAGGTGCTTCTTCCTCATTAGGGAAGATGAAGTTGTTGATGATTTTAGCTTCAGGAAGTGTGTGGATCAGATACTTCCCTTGCCTGAGAACATGAAAGCAAACGCTGATGCGAATAAAGCCTTAGGTGGTAAGGGCGGCAGGGGTGGTGGCAGTGGTGGAAGAGGAGGCTGGCGTGGTCATGGAAGGGGTAAGCCGAGAAACTAA
- the LOC137712724 gene encoding malate dehydrogenase, chloroplastic-like, producing the protein MAAATFSLGTNCSLGHKAAAFQQSKPCALRFNSQNPLKSSFNGLKATPSFNCETETSFSGKETAVALRASFARKAHKEAQVVQSQFQPQASYKVAVLGAAGGIGQPLALLIKMSPLVSSLHLYDIANVKGVAADLSHCNTPSEVIDFTGAAELPNSLKGVDVVVIPAGVPRKPGMTRDDLFNINAGIVKNLIEAVADNCPDAFIHIISNPVNSTVPIAAEVLKQKGVYNPKKLFGVSTLDVVRANTFVAQKKNLKLIDVDVPVVGGHAGITILPLLSKTKPSVSLTDEEVEQLTVRIQNAGTEVVEAKAGAGSATLSMAYAAARFVESSLRALDGDGDVYECSYVASDLTELPFFASRVKLGRNGIEAFIPSDLQGLTEYEVKALEALKPELKASIEKGIAFANKQTVTA; encoded by the coding sequence ATGGCAGCAGCTACCTTTTCCCTCGGAACCAATTGTTCCCTCGGCCACAAAGCGGCGGCGTTTCAGCAGTCAAAGCCTTGTGCTTTGAGGTTCAACTCCCAAAACCCTCTGAAGAGCTCTTTCAATGGGCTCAAGGCAACCCCATCTTTCAATTGTGAAACCGAGACCTCGTTCTCCGGCAAAGAAACCGCGGTGGCTCTTCGAGCTTCTTTTGCTCGAAAAGCCCACAAGGAAGCGCAAGTGGTTCAGTCTCAGTTCCAGCCCCAGGCCTCATATAAAGTAGCTGTTCTTGGAGCTGCCGGTGGGATCGGTCAGCCACTGGCTCTTCTGATCAAGATGTCGCCTTTGGTCTCCTCCCTGCATCTTTACGATATTGCTAATGTCAAGGGTGTTGCTGCTGACTTGAGTCACTGCAACACTCCTTCTGAAGTTATTGATTTCACCGGAGCTGCCGAGTTGCCCAATTCCTTGAAAGGTGTGGATGTGGTGGTCATTCCTGCCGGAGTTCCAAGAAAGCCCGGTATGACCCGCGATGACCtcttcaacatcaatgccgGCATTGTGAAGAACTTGATCGAGGCTGTGGCAGATAACTGCCCTGATGCATTCATTCATATTATCAGTAATCCGGTGAACTCCACGGTGCCAATTGCTGCCGAAGTTCTGAAGCAGAAGGGTGTTTATAACCCAAAGAAGCTCTTTGGTGTTTCTACCTTGGATGTTGTGAGGGCGAACACATTTGTTGCTCAGAAGAAGAATCTGAAACTGATTGATGTTGATGTCCCAGTTGTCGGAGGACATGCTGGGATAACTATTCTGCCCCTGCTATCCAAGACAAAACCCTCTGTTAGCCTCACTGACGAAGAAGTTGAACAGCTAACTGTTAGGATCCAAAATGCTGGAACCGAGGTTGTAGAGGCAAAGGCAGGTGCTGGGTCCGCGACATTGTCAATGGCATATGCAGCAGCCAGATTTGTTGAGTCATCTCTGCGTGCACTGGACGGAGATGGGGATGTCTATGAGTGCTCATATGTAGCATCTGATCTGACCGAGCTTCCATTCTTTGCATCAAGGGTTAAGCTTGGAAGGAATGGAATTGAAGCTTTCATACCGTCTGACCTCCAAGGTTTGACAGAATATGAGGTAAAAGCTTTGGAAGCACTCAAGCCAGAACTGAAAGCCAGCATTGAGAAGGGTATTGCTTTTGCCAACAAGCAGACCGTGACTGCTTAG
- the LOC137712552 gene encoding geranylgeranyl diphosphate reductase, chloroplastic, whose translation MASIALKSFIGLRQTATEKTHFTMQAKPVSPKPSNHRTLQVKAAKTSPKVTGRNLRVAVIGGGPAGGAAAETLAKGGVETFLIERKMDNCKPCGGAIPLCMVGEFDLPLDIIDRRVTKMKMISPSNVAVDIGQTLKPHEYIGMVRREVLDQYLRNRASENGATVINGLFLKMDKPGDGEAPYVLHYTEYDGKAGGAGVKKTMEVDAVIGADGANSRVAKSIDAGDYEYAIAFQERIKIPDDKMVYYENLAEMYVGDDVSPDFYGWVFPKCDHVAVGTGTVTHKGDIKKFQLATRNRANDKILGGKILRVEAHPIPEHPRPRRLAGRVALVGDAAGYVTKCSGEGIYFAAKSGRMCAEAIVEGSENGKRMVNEADLRTYLEKWDKTYWPTYKVLDVLQKVFYRSNPAREAFVEMCADEYVQKMTFDSYLYKRVVPGNPWEDLKLAVNTIGSLVRANALRREMEKINV comes from the exons ATGGCCTCCATCGCCCTGAAATCCTTCATCGGCCTCCGCCAAACCGCCACGGAGAAAACCCATTTCACAATGCAAGCAAAACCCGTTTCTCCGAAACCCTCAAACCACCGAACCCTCCAAGTCAAAGCCGCCAAGACCAGCCCAAAAGTCACCGGTCGAAACCTCCGCGTCGCCGTCATAGGAGGCGGACCCGCCGGCGGCGCGGCCGCAGAAACTCTAGCCAAGGGCGGCGTCGAGACGTTCCTCATCGAGCGGAAGATGGACAACTGCAAGCCCTGCGGCGGGGCCATCCCGCTCTGCATGGTGGGCGAGTTCGACCTCCCGCTGGACATCATTGACCGCCGCGTCACGAAGATGAAGATGATATCGCCGTCGAACGTGGCGGTGGACATCGGGCAGACCCTGAAGCCGCACGAGTACATTGGGATGGTGAGGCGGGAGGTGCTGGACCAGTACCTGAGGAACAGGGCGAGTGAGAACGGCGCGACGGTGATAAATGGGTTGTTTTTGAAGATGGATAAGCCGGGAGATGGGGAGGCGCCGTACGTCCTGCATTACACGGAGTACGACGGGAAGGCCGGCGGCGCCGGCGTGAAGAAGACGATGGAGGTTGATGCGGTGATTGGAGCTGATGGGGCAAATTCCAGAGTGGCCAAGAGCATTGATGCTGGTGATTATGAGTATGCTATTGCCTTCCAG GAGAGAATCAAAATCCCCGATGACAAGATGGTGTACTATGAAAACCTCGCTGAGATGTATGTCGGCGATGATGTCTCGCCAGACTTTTACGGGTGGGTGTTCCCGAAATGTGACCATGTAGCAGTTGGTACCGGCACTGTGACTCACAAAGGAGACATCAAGAAATTCCAACTAGCAACAAGAAACAGAGCCAATGACAAGATTCTAGGCGGCAAAATTCTCCGGGTGGAGGCACATCCAATTCCAGAACACCCCCGGCCACGAAGGTTGGCAGGCAGAGTAGCACTCGTTGGTGATGCAGCTGGGTATGTAACAAAGTGTTCTGGTGAAGGCATATACTTTGCGGCAAAGAGTGGCAGGATGTGTGCCGAGGCAATAGTTGAGGGTTCGGAGAATGGGAAGAGGATGGTGAATGAGGCGGACTTGAGGACGTACTTGGAGAAGTGGGACAAGACCTATTGGCCTACTTACAAGGTGTTGGATGTGTTGCAGAAGGTGTTCTATCGATCGAACCCCGCGAGGGAAGCGTTCGTGGAGATGTGTGCGGATGAGTACGTGCAGAAGATGACGTTCGATAGCTACTTGTACAAGAGGGTGGTGCCGGGGAATCCGTGGGAGGATTTGAAGTTGGCTGTGAATACCATTGGGAGCTTGGTTAGGGCTAATGCACTTAGGAGGGAGATGGAGAAAATTAATGTATGA